In a genomic window of Suricata suricatta isolate VVHF042 chromosome 12, meerkat_22Aug2017_6uvM2_HiC, whole genome shotgun sequence:
- the CREB3L3 gene encoding cyclic AMP-responsive element-binding protein 3-like protein 3 isoform X1 — translation MNGDLAAGKMASSPGPVGPLGSLELLDLLFDQQDGILRHVELGQDWDRGGEQVLPGPDSDDFLNSILASGDSMPSSPIWSPAASDSGISEDLPSDPQDSPPRGGAASTPPGRPPYHPGPSCLTGPPGPVAQVLDASVAIDLELWNPGLCCGEQAERANPPPCCALTVKDLLLSGSGGDPQQHPLAAPHLTRPATEHRQELVLTEDEKKLLAKEGLTLPSQLPLTKYEERVLKKIRRKIRNKQSAQESRKKKKEYIDGLETRMSACTAQNQELQRKVLHLEKQNLSLLEQLKKLQAIVVQSTSKSAQTGTCIAVLLLSFALIVLPSISPFVTNKAESAGDYAPVRVFSRTLHNDAASRVAPDATPGSEVPGPWPKAGASQEGSPGSPRVDWESQGTSALDNLTEELDNSTLISDNSTEELSRATLLDWTAAESALSPGRVGLEAAGGEL, via the exons ATGAATGGGGATTTAGCAGCTGGGAAG ATGGCTTCCTCCCCCGGCCCCGTGGGACCCCTCGGCAGCCTGGAGCTCCTGGACCTCCTGTTCGATCAGCAGGACGGCATCCTGAGGCACGTGGAGCTCGGGCAGGACTGGGACCGCGGCGGGGAGCAG GTCCTGCCAGGCCCGGACTCTGATGATTTCCTAAACTCCATCCTGGCTTCCGGAGACTCGATGCCCAGCTCCCCGATCTGGTCCCCTGCAGCCAGCGACAGCGGCATCTCCGAGGACCTGCCCTCCGACCCCCAGGACAGCCCTCCGCGTGGTGGGGCAGCCTCCACCCCCCCAGGCCGCCCCCCCTACCATCCTGGACCCTCCTGCCTCACCGGCCCCCCTGGACCAGTGGCCCAAGTTCTGGACGCGTCTGTGGCCATAGACTTGG AACTGTGGAACCCGGGCCTCTGTTGCGGGGAGCAGGCCGAGCGGGCCAACCCGCCTCCGTGCTGCGCCCTCACAGTGAAGGACCTCCTCCTCTCCGGCAGCGGCGGAGACCCG CAGCAGCACCCCCTGGCTGCCCCTCACCTGACCCGGCCCGCGACGGAGCACCGCCAGGAGCTGGTGCTGACCGAGGACGAGAAGAAGCTTCTGGCCAAGGAAGGCCTCACCCTgcccagccagctgcccctcacCAAG TATGAGGAGCGAGTCCTGAAAAAAATCCGCCGGAAAATCCGGAACAAGCAGTCGGCCCAAGAGAGccggaagaagaagaaggaatacATCGATGGCCTGGAAACTCG GATGTCAGCCTGCACCGCCCAGAACCAGGAGCTTCAGAGGAAGGTCTTGCACCTCGAGAAGCAGAACCT GTCCCTCTTGGAGCAGCTGAAGAAACTCCAGGCCATTGTGGTCCAGTCCACTAGCAAGTCGGCCCAGACAGGCACCTGCATAGCG GTCCTGCTGCTCTCCTTTGCCCTCATCGTCCTGCCCTCCATTAGCCCTTTCGTCACCAACAAAGCCGAGAGTGCTGGGGACTACGCACCAGTCCGAG TTTTCTCCAGAACTTTGCACAACGACGCGGCGTCCCGTGTGGCTCCCGACGCCACACCAGGGTCCGAGGTCCCAGGACCATGGCCCAAAGCTGGCGCATCACAGGAAGGGTCCCCTGGCAGCCCCAGGGTGGACTGGGAATCTCAGGGCACGTCGGCTCTGGACAACTTGACGGAGGAGCTGGACAACTCGACCCTGATCTCGGACAACTCGACAGAGGAACTGAGCCGGGCCACCCTGCTGGACTGGACTGCGGCTGAGTCGGCGCTCAGTCCTGGGCGCGTGGGATTGGAGGCAGCAGGGGGGGAGCTGTGA
- the CREB3L3 gene encoding cyclic AMP-responsive element-binding protein 3-like protein 3 isoform X2: MNGDLAAGKMASSPGPVGPLGSLELLDLLFDQQDGILRHVELGQDWDRGGEQVLPGPDSDDFLNSILASGDSMPSSPIWSPAASDSGISEDLPSDPQDSPPRGGAASTPPGRPPYHPGPSCLTGPPGPVAQVLDASVAIDLELWNPGLCCGEQAERANPPPCCALTVKDLLLSGSGGDPQHPLAAPHLTRPATEHRQELVLTEDEKKLLAKEGLTLPSQLPLTKYEERVLKKIRRKIRNKQSAQESRKKKKEYIDGLETRMSACTAQNQELQRKVLHLEKQNLSLLEQLKKLQAIVVQSTSKSAQTGTCIAVLLLSFALIVLPSISPFVTNKAESAGDYAPVRVFSRTLHNDAASRVAPDATPGSEVPGPWPKAGASQEGSPGSPRVDWESQGTSALDNLTEELDNSTLISDNSTEELSRATLLDWTAAESALSPGRVGLEAAGGEL, encoded by the exons ATGAATGGGGATTTAGCAGCTGGGAAG ATGGCTTCCTCCCCCGGCCCCGTGGGACCCCTCGGCAGCCTGGAGCTCCTGGACCTCCTGTTCGATCAGCAGGACGGCATCCTGAGGCACGTGGAGCTCGGGCAGGACTGGGACCGCGGCGGGGAGCAG GTCCTGCCAGGCCCGGACTCTGATGATTTCCTAAACTCCATCCTGGCTTCCGGAGACTCGATGCCCAGCTCCCCGATCTGGTCCCCTGCAGCCAGCGACAGCGGCATCTCCGAGGACCTGCCCTCCGACCCCCAGGACAGCCCTCCGCGTGGTGGGGCAGCCTCCACCCCCCCAGGCCGCCCCCCCTACCATCCTGGACCCTCCTGCCTCACCGGCCCCCCTGGACCAGTGGCCCAAGTTCTGGACGCGTCTGTGGCCATAGACTTGG AACTGTGGAACCCGGGCCTCTGTTGCGGGGAGCAGGCCGAGCGGGCCAACCCGCCTCCGTGCTGCGCCCTCACAGTGAAGGACCTCCTCCTCTCCGGCAGCGGCGGAGACCCG CAGCACCCCCTGGCTGCCCCTCACCTGACCCGGCCCGCGACGGAGCACCGCCAGGAGCTGGTGCTGACCGAGGACGAGAAGAAGCTTCTGGCCAAGGAAGGCCTCACCCTgcccagccagctgcccctcacCAAG TATGAGGAGCGAGTCCTGAAAAAAATCCGCCGGAAAATCCGGAACAAGCAGTCGGCCCAAGAGAGccggaagaagaagaaggaatacATCGATGGCCTGGAAACTCG GATGTCAGCCTGCACCGCCCAGAACCAGGAGCTTCAGAGGAAGGTCTTGCACCTCGAGAAGCAGAACCT GTCCCTCTTGGAGCAGCTGAAGAAACTCCAGGCCATTGTGGTCCAGTCCACTAGCAAGTCGGCCCAGACAGGCACCTGCATAGCG GTCCTGCTGCTCTCCTTTGCCCTCATCGTCCTGCCCTCCATTAGCCCTTTCGTCACCAACAAAGCCGAGAGTGCTGGGGACTACGCACCAGTCCGAG TTTTCTCCAGAACTTTGCACAACGACGCGGCGTCCCGTGTGGCTCCCGACGCCACACCAGGGTCCGAGGTCCCAGGACCATGGCCCAAAGCTGGCGCATCACAGGAAGGGTCCCCTGGCAGCCCCAGGGTGGACTGGGAATCTCAGGGCACGTCGGCTCTGGACAACTTGACGGAGGAGCTGGACAACTCGACCCTGATCTCGGACAACTCGACAGAGGAACTGAGCCGGGCCACCCTGCTGGACTGGACTGCGGCTGAGTCGGCGCTCAGTCCTGGGCGCGTGGGATTGGAGGCAGCAGGGGGGGAGCTGTGA
- the SIRT6 gene encoding NAD-dependent protein deacetylase sirtuin-6 isoform X1, whose amino-acid sequence MSVNYAAGLSPYADKGKCGLPEIFDPPEELERKVWELARLVWQSSNVVFHTGAGISTASGIPDFRGPHGVWTMEERGLAPKFDTTFESARPTKTHMALVQLERVGLLRFLVSQNVDGLHVRSGFPRDKLAELHGNMFVEECAKCKTQYVRDTVVGSMGLKATGRLCTVAKARGLRACRGELKDTILDWEDALPDRDLTLADEASRNADLSITLGTSLQIRPSGNLPLATKRHGGRLVIVNLQPTKHDRHADLRIHGYVDEVMTRLMEHLGLEIPCWDGPRVLERALPPLPRPPAPKLEPKEEAPTQLNGPAPGSPKPEPSTEPCTQHNGSGPASPKREQPDSPAPQRPPKRVKAEVVPS is encoded by the exons ATGTCGGTGAATTATGCGGCGGGACTGTCGCCGTACGCGGACAAGGGCAAGTGTGGCCTCCCCGAG ATCTTCGACCCCCCAGAGGAGTTGGAGCGGAAGGTGTGGGAGCTGGCGCGGCTGGTCTGGCAGTCCTCCAACGTGGTGTTCCACACAGGCGCCGGCATCAGCACCGCCTCGGGCATCCCTGACTTCAG GGGCCCCCATGGCGTCTGGACGATGGAGGAGCGGGGCCTGGCCCCCAAATTCGATACCACCTTTGAGAGCGCGCGGCCGACCAAGACGCACATGGCGCTGGTGCAGCTGGAGCGCGTGGGGCTCCTGCGCTTCCTGGTCAGCCAGAACGTGGACGGGCTGCACGTGCGCTCCGGCTTCCCCAG gGACAAGCTGGCGGAGCTTCATGGAAACATGTTTGTGGAGGAATGTGCCAAGTGTAAGAC GCAGTATGTCCGGGACACCGTCGTGGGCAGTATGGGCCTCAAGGCCACGGGCCGGCTCTGCACTGTGGCCAAGGCCAGGGGGCTGCGGGCCTGCAG gGGGGAGCTAAAGGACACCATCCTGGACTGGGAAGACGCCCTGCCTGACCGGGACCTCACCCTCGCCGATGAGGCCAGCAG GAACGCAGACCTGTCCATCACTCTGGGCACCTCCCTGCAAATCCGGCCCAGTGGGAACCTACCCCTCGCCACCAAGCGCCACGGAGGCCGACTGGTCATTGTCAACCTTCAGCCCACCAAGCAT GACCGTCATGCTGACCTGCGTATCCATGGCTACGTGGATGAAGTCATGACCAGGCTCATGGAGCACCTGGGCCTGGAGATCCCCTGCTGGGATGGCCCTCGAGTGCTGGAGAGGGCGctgccccccctgccccgcccgccTGCCCCCAAGCTGGAGCCCAAGGAGGAGGCCCCCACCCAGCTCAACGGCCCAGCGCCCGGCAGCCCCAAGCCCGAGCCCTCCACCGAGCCCTGCACCCAGCACAATGGCTCGGGGCCTGCGAGTCCAAAGAGGGAGCAGCCGGACAGCCCTGCACCACAGAGGCCCCCCAAAAGGGTGAAGGCCGAAGTGGTTCCCAGCTGA
- the SIRT6 gene encoding NAD-dependent protein deacetylase sirtuin-6 isoform X2 — protein sequence MRRDCRRTRTRASVASPRGPHGVWTMEERGLAPKFDTTFESARPTKTHMALVQLERVGLLRFLVSQNVDGLHVRSGFPRDKLAELHGNMFVEECAKCKTQYVRDTVVGSMGLKATGRLCTVAKARGLRACRGELKDTILDWEDALPDRDLTLADEASRNADLSITLGTSLQIRPSGNLPLATKRHGGRLVIVNLQPTKHDRHADLRIHGYVDEVMTRLMEHLGLEIPCWDGPRVLERALPPLPRPPAPKLEPKEEAPTQLNGPAPGSPKPEPSTEPCTQHNGSGPASPKREQPDSPAPQRPPKRVKAEVVPS from the exons ATGCGGCGGGACTGTCGCCGTACGCGGACAAGGGCAAGTGTGGCCTCCCCGAG GGGCCCCCATGGCGTCTGGACGATGGAGGAGCGGGGCCTGGCCCCCAAATTCGATACCACCTTTGAGAGCGCGCGGCCGACCAAGACGCACATGGCGCTGGTGCAGCTGGAGCGCGTGGGGCTCCTGCGCTTCCTGGTCAGCCAGAACGTGGACGGGCTGCACGTGCGCTCCGGCTTCCCCAG gGACAAGCTGGCGGAGCTTCATGGAAACATGTTTGTGGAGGAATGTGCCAAGTGTAAGAC GCAGTATGTCCGGGACACCGTCGTGGGCAGTATGGGCCTCAAGGCCACGGGCCGGCTCTGCACTGTGGCCAAGGCCAGGGGGCTGCGGGCCTGCAG gGGGGAGCTAAAGGACACCATCCTGGACTGGGAAGACGCCCTGCCTGACCGGGACCTCACCCTCGCCGATGAGGCCAGCAG GAACGCAGACCTGTCCATCACTCTGGGCACCTCCCTGCAAATCCGGCCCAGTGGGAACCTACCCCTCGCCACCAAGCGCCACGGAGGCCGACTGGTCATTGTCAACCTTCAGCCCACCAAGCAT GACCGTCATGCTGACCTGCGTATCCATGGCTACGTGGATGAAGTCATGACCAGGCTCATGGAGCACCTGGGCCTGGAGATCCCCTGCTGGGATGGCCCTCGAGTGCTGGAGAGGGCGctgccccccctgccccgcccgccTGCCCCCAAGCTGGAGCCCAAGGAGGAGGCCCCCACCCAGCTCAACGGCCCAGCGCCCGGCAGCCCCAAGCCCGAGCCCTCCACCGAGCCCTGCACCCAGCACAATGGCTCGGGGCCTGCGAGTCCAAAGAGGGAGCAGCCGGACAGCCCTGCACCACAGAGGCCCCCCAAAAGGGTGAAGGCCGAAGTGGTTCCCAGCTGA